The following proteins are encoded in a genomic region of Salarias fasciatus unplaced genomic scaffold, fSalaFa1.1, whole genome shotgun sequence:
- the LOC115385496 gene encoding transcription factor AP-4-like has product MEYFMMPTEKISSLQQFKKTEKDVIGGLCSLANIPLSPETAQDQERRIRREIANSNERRRMQSINAGFQSLKTLLPHTDGEKLSKAAILQQTADYIFTLEQEKTQLLAQNNQLKRFIQEFNGSSPKRRRAEEKDEGIGSPDTLEEEKVEELRREMLELRQQLDKERSARMQLEDQVRSLDTQLYPERLKVITQQVEEEQALIQSQTLLRLQQIHAADRQTHSPQVLAPPTPPAPTHHPTVIVPAPALTQHAHHHVTVVTMSPSVHSSTVSTSRQNLDTIVQAIQHIERTQERRASAEEEQRRAVIVSPAHVAMDTACSDTDTDTEGEDMN; this is encoded by the exons ATGGAATATTTCATGATGCCGACTGAGAAGATTTCGTCCTTACAGCAGTTCAAGAAGACGGAGAAGGATGTGATCGGGGGTCTGTGCAG ccTGGCCAACATCCCCCTGAGTCCGGAGACggcccaggaccaggagaggcGAATCCGGCGTGAAATCGCAAACAGCAACGAGCGCCGGCGCATGCAGAGCATCAACGCTGGATTCCAGTCCCTGAAAACACTCCTGCCACACACAGACGGCGAGAAGCTCAGCAAG gcggccatcttgcagCAGACGGCGGACTACATCTTCACCCTGGAGCAGGAGAAGACGCAGCTCCTGGCGCAGAACAACCAGCTGAAGCGCTTCATCCAG GAGTTCAACGGCTCGTCGCCCAAGAggaggcgggcggaggagaAGGATGAAGGGATCGGGTCTCCGGAcacgctggaggaggagaaggtggaggagctgaggagggagATGCTGGAGCTGCGGCAGCAACTGGACAAGGAGCGCTCGGCTCGGATGCAGCTGGAGGACCAG GTGCGTTCTCTGGACACCCAGCTCTACCCGGAGCGTCTGAAGGTGATCacccagcaggtggaggaggagcaggcgcTCATCCAGAGCCAGACGCTTTTACGGCTTCAGCAGATCCACGCCGCTGACCGGCAAACACACAGTCCACAG GtgctggctccgcccactcctcCCGCCCCCACCCACCACCCCACGGTCATCGTCCCGGCTCCGGCGCTCACCCAGCACGCTCACCACCACGTCACCGTGGTGACCATGAGCCCGTCTGTCCACAGCAGCACCGTGTCCACGTCCAGGCAGAACCTGGACACCATCGTTCAG GCCATCCAGCACATCGAGCGCACTCAGGAGAGAAGAGCCAGCgccgaggaggagcagagacgaGCCGTCATCGTTAGCCCCGCCCACGTCGCCATGGACACCGCCTGCTCGGACACAGACACGGACACAGAGGGGGAGGACATGAACTGA
- the LOC115385497 gene encoding multivesicular body subunit 12A-like isoform X1: MDSVLPALARNIRKFRLTAKKFLTDQTRTRRRDGRQHSHTMSLMERGTVRPITGVAWTSNTGTCPKDFSLISITEEGAAANFTRSFGMKSGYYLCYSKDLTGGMVVSDIQIISEKDSIPHGYCYIAEHLEPKATVSKKKRLCVRIVPVGSVDTALLDIKLTAKSKMMLQYYTYVGDIHGYMLWCRKGLFTSPPPQAKPRRVSLDLRTLSLEQPSAPLALRPSNPPPPLPHARLTQRRGNLPSMDNLDKPADSSLQGITALDGVPFSLHPKYDIQANGTGPQFSSQINNIRIKSLQDVENEYKYTFAVEEFAAKRTRPSVTTGSESKD; encoded by the exons ATGGATTCAGTACTTCCTGCTTTGGCGAGGAACATCAGGAAATTTCGattgacagccaaaaagttttTAACAGACCAGACAAGGACACGTCGGAGAGACGGGCGTCAGCACAGCCACACA ATGTCCCTGATGGAGCGTGGGACGGTCCGGCCCATCACCGGAGTGGCCTGGACTTCCAACACAGGCACCTGCCCCAAAGACTTCAGTCTG ATCAGCATCACAGAAGAGGGCGCAGCAGCAAACTTCACCCGCAGCTTTGGAATGAAATCTGGATATTATCTGTGCTACAGCAAG GACCTGACAGGTGGCATGGTGGTGTCAGATATTCAGATTATTTCAGAGAAGGACAGCATCCCTCATGGCTACTGCTACATCGCAGAGCACCTTGAGCCAA aGGCCACCGTATCGAAGAAGAAGCGTCTGTGCGTTCGCATCGTCCCAGTGGGCAGCGTGGACACGGCTCTGCTGGACATCAAACTAACTGCCAAAAGCAAAATGATGCTGCAGTATTACACATATGTGGG GGACATACATGGCTACATGCTGTGGTGCAGAAAGGGGCTTTTCACCAGCCCTCCTCCTCAAGCCAAGCCCCGCAGGGTCAGTCTGGACCTCCGGAccctctctctggagcagccctctgctcctctggccCTCAGGCCGAG caaccctcctcctccgctgccaCACGCCAGGTTAACGCAGAGACGCGGCAATCTGCCGAGCATGGACAACCTGGACAAACCTGCCGACAGCAGCTTGCAGGGAATCACAG CTCTCGATGGAGTTCCCTTCAGCCTCCACCCTAAATATGATATCCAGGCAAATGgcacg GGTCCTCAGTTCAGCTCCCAGATAAACAACATTCGTATAAAGTCACTCCAGGACGTTGAGAATGAG TATAAGTACACGTTTGCAGTGGAGGAGTTTGCTGCTAAGCGGACCAGACCATCGGtgacaacaggaagtgaatcGAAAGATTAG
- the LOC115385497 gene encoding multivesicular body subunit 12A-like isoform X2 yields the protein MSLMERGTVRPITGVAWTSNTGTCPKDFSLISITEEGAAANFTRSFGMKSGYYLCYSKDLTGGMVVSDIQIISEKDSIPHGYCYIAEHLEPKATVSKKKRLCVRIVPVGSVDTALLDIKLTAKSKMMLQYYTYVGDIHGYMLWCRKGLFTSPPPQAKPRRVSLDLRTLSLEQPSAPLALRPSNPPPPLPHARLTQRRGNLPSMDNLDKPADSSLQGITALDGVPFSLHPKYDIQANGTGPQFSSQINNIRIKSLQDVENEYKYTFAVEEFAAKRTRPSVTTGSESKD from the exons ATGTCCCTGATGGAGCGTGGGACGGTCCGGCCCATCACCGGAGTGGCCTGGACTTCCAACACAGGCACCTGCCCCAAAGACTTCAGTCTG ATCAGCATCACAGAAGAGGGCGCAGCAGCAAACTTCACCCGCAGCTTTGGAATGAAATCTGGATATTATCTGTGCTACAGCAAG GACCTGACAGGTGGCATGGTGGTGTCAGATATTCAGATTATTTCAGAGAAGGACAGCATCCCTCATGGCTACTGCTACATCGCAGAGCACCTTGAGCCAA aGGCCACCGTATCGAAGAAGAAGCGTCTGTGCGTTCGCATCGTCCCAGTGGGCAGCGTGGACACGGCTCTGCTGGACATCAAACTAACTGCCAAAAGCAAAATGATGCTGCAGTATTACACATATGTGGG GGACATACATGGCTACATGCTGTGGTGCAGAAAGGGGCTTTTCACCAGCCCTCCTCCTCAAGCCAAGCCCCGCAGGGTCAGTCTGGACCTCCGGAccctctctctggagcagccctctgctcctctggccCTCAGGCCGAG caaccctcctcctccgctgccaCACGCCAGGTTAACGCAGAGACGCGGCAATCTGCCGAGCATGGACAACCTGGACAAACCTGCCGACAGCAGCTTGCAGGGAATCACAG CTCTCGATGGAGTTCCCTTCAGCCTCCACCCTAAATATGATATCCAGGCAAATGgcacg GGTCCTCAGTTCAGCTCCCAGATAAACAACATTCGTATAAAGTCACTCCAGGACGTTGAGAATGAG TATAAGTACACGTTTGCAGTGGAGGAGTTTGCTGCTAAGCGGACCAGACCATCGGtgacaacaggaagtgaatcGAAAGATTAG
- the sid4 gene encoding secreted immunoglobulin domain 4, which yields MDLSPTALILCSLLCSVAAQAPVVSVEPKAATVRQGESASFRCQVSSGAPPVQVEWRRANNQELPENGKVGPDGSVLTIANARPGNQGQYRCVASNRAGRAAASVVLNVKYAPKVELTPAGPLRVRMGESVSVGCQASGRPRPKLSWKRQGSTLQLVTTETDNVNSLQVKREVAKDSGVYICHAENTEGVAEVKVGVVVEGGLGAPVASVSATEMTVIEGHTVVMECQASGSPTPDITWSKLRAPLPWKHTVSGGVLTLTSVGRQDSGQYICNATNAHGYSEAYTQMEVDSPPYATSLPDQVRLQPGDALHLQCLAHGSHPIQFTWSRVGRPSLPAGSETTRDGKLMIAHIKQSDAGTYKCVATNHVGSSEALARVAIKV from the exons ATGGATTTATCTCCAACAGCTCTGATCCTGTGTTCTCTATTGTGTTCAG TGGCCGCTCAGGCTCCTGTTGTCTCAGTGGAGCCCAAAGCCGCCACCGTGCGCCAAGGAGAGTCGGCCAGCTTCCGGTGCCAGGTGAGCAGCGGGGCGCCGCCGGTCCAAGTGGAATGGAGACGAGCCAACAACCAGGAATTACCAG aaaaTGGGAAAGTTGGCCCGGACGGCTCCGTTCTGACCATTGCTAATGCCCGACCTGGAAACCAGGGTCAATACCGCTGTGTGGCATCCAACCGTGCtggccgtgcagcagccagtgTGGTGCTGAACGTCAAAT ATGCTCCTAAGGTGGAGCTGACCCCAGCAGGGCCCCTGCGGGTCCGGATGGGTGAGTCCGTGTCCGTGGGGTGCCAGGCCTCCGGCAGGCCTCGACCCAAGCTGTCCTGGAAACGCCAGGGATCCACCCTGCAGCTGGTTACCACGGAGACCGACAACGTCAACAGCCTCCAGGTGAAACGTGAAGTCGCGA AGGACTCAGGAGTTTATATCTGCCACGCGGAGAACACGGAGGGGGTGGCAGAGGTCAAAGTGGGGGTCGTCGTTGAGGGGGGGCTGGGAGCTCCGGTGGCCTCGGTGAGCGCTACAGAAATGACGGTGATCGAGGGACACACGGTGGTGATGGAGTGCCAGGCCAGCG GTTCGCCCACCCCTGACATCACCTGGTCCAAGCTCAGAGCGCCCTTACCCTGGAAACACACCGTGTCTGGTGGAGTTTTGACTCTGACCAGCGTGGGGCGCCAAGACTCTGGACAATACATCTGTAACGCCACGAACGCCCATGGATACAGCGAGGCGTACACTCAGATGGAGGTGGACA GCCCTCCGTACGCCACCTCCCTGCCCGACCAGGTGAGGCTCCAGCCCGGAGACGCTCTGCACCTGCAGTGTCTGGCTCACGGCTCCCATCCCATCCAGTTCACCTGGAGCCGCGTCGGCAGGCCGAGCCTGCCCGCGGGGTCGGAGACCACCAGGGACGGGAAGCTGATGATAGCCCACATCAAACAGAGTGACGCAGGCACCTACAAGTGTGTGGCCACCAACCACGTAGGCTCCAGTGAAGCACTGGCCAGAGTCGCCATAAAAG TTTAA